AACGTGCCTCcattttactcattttttagAAACTGCACACACAACAGTTTCACAGGGGCATTAATTGAGAAGATATGGGTGACGGCAGAGTTGATACTGCAATTACTTCAAGCACGGGAACGTGTAAAATACTTTAATGATTAGgtgaattttacattattaatctaTTAATTAATCTATCAAGCCGAAaacctcatgaaaaaaattaacgaATTTAAGGCCCAACTATTATATGCACACCACAAACAGCACTAAAGTCCAATCACTTCTGAAACCATTTAGAAAAAACCCTTCGGTTACTTCCACAACTATTCACGTTGAGGCTCTTCATATCATCACTGCCTTTCACATTCAAGAAGCAACCATTCACTTACACCGTTTCCAACATAAACCTACCGCCACTTATGCCATCAAAAAGATAAATCAATTAACCAAGTGCACTCAACTATTAACCCATATTACCTGTTCCTCTGTAAACATCATCTTAACATCAAATCACCATACTTTTACTTCAAAAAAACCCAACATGAGTACCTCATCCTCCACCGCTTCAACCAGAGTAAGGAGCCACTCTTACAAAATTTATATCTTGCAATGCATTATTTTTTCGTTTAAACTTTTGACATTAGCAAATCTTTTGTTCATGCAGATCAGATATCCAATTGTGAGACCACCTGCAATCATGCAATTCAGAGTAGCTTTCCACAATAACCAGGTTAtagtttaaaatacaaaaaactttttttccttccctTGCATCTGCCGGTTATTGCTTAGATTCCATTTCCATGGTTTTTGATTGATGATGTCATTTCTCTTCATTCTGTTTTTTCCCTGTTTCATGCCTTGCCTGTTCTCTTTTTGCCTATTTCTACTGACTTCCATGCTTCCATTGCATTTGCATGCTTTTCAGTTCAccacattttaaatatatagcaTTTTGCTTTGACTGTGGATTTCGCATGGAAGtttatatcattttcatttagttcctttaacttttttcattttctctttggacatattatttcttttcatgcattttcttgctttttatATTTAGACATTCATAAAGATACCCCCATTTTACCATGAACAATGGGCACCCAATTATCCACATGAAGTTCGGTTCAAATACAATGGAGCAACCTACCCAATACGGGTCCAACAACACCGAGgtagatattttttttgcagATGGACTCTCAGAGGTCAGGGCAGATTTAAAAATCTACGAGTCTATTATCATCAACTTCTTTGCCTGCGATGATAATACCATCTTTGATCTACATTTTACACCTCCCCTTAATCAACAGACATGCGGTAGACCAATACTTCATTCCCGTGTACATGCCTGGAGAACTGAAATTACCCAATGTATACTAGGTGCTCCCCAACCACTGGTAATATACAATCACATTAACTTGCATTATTATGAGAAtttcaataacattattaatCTCTATAAATGATCCGCAGGAAATCCAATCACATGCAAGGAAATATCTGAAACAATGTGagaatcacttgacaattttaagGAAGAATGCACCTCCTCTGCAATGGGACGTCGTTACACTTGACCGCGACATTAAAGATAAAAGTATCGTCCGGCCATGGTACAAGTTTCTCAGGGAAAACGATTTCCATCACGGAGACGAGGTATCATTCTATTACCGGCCACATGAAAGAATTTGGGAAATAGTCATCAGAAGAGAAAGGAAGTGGCTATAATTTTCGCTTTATAtgtgattatattttgttttatatgtaattatgctttgtttattttctctGAACAATCTCTATTTCATcaacattataattatatatctatttaatattcaaTTATGCTCCTGtgattgcaattttattaaCCATCTGACCCGTGCGTACGCACGGGTTACAGACTAGTATATAAATAAAGGATAACACcttcccttctttttttttttttttatatacaacgGGTCCTAAAGGCCCAAAAGAAAAGTTATAATACAACAAAACACAAAGAAGAAACACCAATAAAATTAGCCTACAACAATTGTTGCACACAAGGAGGctgatcaaacatcaaataatCCTCCTCAAAATCCCCAGCTAAATTAGCAAAAGCATCAACACATTTATTACTCTTCCTATAGATATGAGTTACCCGAACTTCTCCAAAAGAAGCCAAAagcttttgaattttaattcaaattaaaccaaACTGAAATTCTcataatacatttattttctttttttttatctcatttttatatttttatcacattatttatcaaatttgacacctttttttttaaaaaaaaaaattctttctttctttcttccaatcATATATACCAAATCACTGctcttatattttatcttaaactGAAATTGCATTTCAAACCCTGAAAGTTTAAAAGATAATTCTGCTTACAGATGTGCATAATTAAGATATATGTATACACTTAAGGCTCGTTAGCTTAAAtcatttaacataattaagatgttcattcaaattaattttattataaattttacatcaaaatatatattcatatggGTAACCAAAACAACCAATTAGCTTAGATGTAATCTGCATGTGCCTGAATCTTGAAACGTACGTACAAAAcgtaaatatcatttttaaaatttttttttggtaaagcgTGTAGATGTCAAGAGTTATAAAGAGTGTGTTTACTTGGATGAGAAAAATTGCTGTGAAGATGTGAGAGCGCAAcggaaaacaaaacaagaacatAAAATATGCACGTGAGACTTTGAGCTTGGGTCGTACTATTGTGAAAGTATGCTTAAAGTTTATGTATACGTAAGAAAATAGTGtaacataataatattacaAGTGTTAATGTGTTGTATGATATTTAAATATGACATTTCATATTTAAGAACTTTATTATAATACATATTTGATTATTGTAGtataataatattgaaatataataagaTTACATGATGAAGTTAAGGTTTAAATAGTAAAGTCAAcgagaaaattttatttatatttatatataatacatatttgattattgtataaatttagtttattataaTAGGGATATTTTATAAATGGACTTATTTAACTAAGTTATAATATCTATGGAGAcaaattttggaaatttttgCTTAAATAAGAATAAGACAAAGTATATgtattgtaatttaatttagcaaCTAATGAGAGGAATATCACTTGGAAGTAAAATGAGAGAAGATATCATACCAAAAATTTCTAAGTTTAAATATTTGGAATTGATAATACAAAATGATAGAGAAATAATGTTATACACTGGATACAAGTAGGATTATTAAAATGTATTCTTCCAAATACTAGGCCTCAAATTACACTATAAAAAATTTGCCGATTAGCAAGAAAGTTTTCCTTGCTAATTACTAGCAAATATAGTTTGCGACGAAGTTGCAACGGATTTGGGAGAAATTATGTGCAGTTAAATTCAAGCCACTACTTAGTGAGGGAAATATTCCATCACTACTCCCTCGCTAATCTCATAACTTCCCACGCAAGATAGAGTACTCTGAATTAAAAATCCACTCTCTAATTTACAATGACTCTTCCTTGCTAATTTGTCACAATGTTGTCGCTAATTATTTCATTGTTATTTCCTCGTAATTATTTTGTCGCAAAACTGTCATCATTCCCTCATCACAAAACCCTGGTTATTCTCTTGTTGTTACTTACAACTATTCCCTCACAAGTCCCTTGTTATTCCCTCGCAATTTTTCCCAAGTGAAATTCCTTTCAATTGTTATTCCCTCATTAATCTATTTTTCTATCAACAACTATAATTACTTAGTTCAGAATTTAGTCACACATACGGCTCCTTACCCCTCTCTAAgactatattttgtgggaatcaaacttattttctttcctacaAATTCAACTTATGTTGTCAACTAAACTACACTCATTGGGTTCACtaatctctttcttttcctttgcaaattcaaatttattttatttttttaaaaataattattgactgCGTGCTTGATTAATCCAATGAATAATAGATTCAagataactaaaattataaattacaaaatgattgaagataatataattcaaagtaacaattaaaaaagtcttttaaatatTGTCAACAAATCAAACTCTTAGTAATTGGGTCTTCATTTAagataactaaataataaacattGTCATCAAAGTggataacaaataaaatgcaaCAAGAAACACTTAATTAGCGAGGGATTAGCGAGAGAAATATTTTGTCACTAATTTTCCTCACCAATCAGCAAATTTCTTGTAGTGACAAACATTAAAGGTTTTGTTGTAATGGCAAAATATCTACCAAATTTAAAGacaatatttattgttttttaattcatcttaatatattatatggtagttataaaaatattataagatcaTGAAGAacaagatataaaataattatatacaagaAAAGACTAGCGTGGCATCGATTAGAAAAATATCatagaaaattagttaaaatggTTAGGATAGGTATAAAGAAGCCCATACAAGAGGTAATAATCATTGTagttaatactaataataatgtttCTATATTTACATATCTAATAGTACCAAGAGAAGAGTATATATTGCATGATTTTTAGTCATATAAAGGAGGAGCAGGACACCTAAGAGGACTTTAAAGGAAGTTGTCAATGAGATCTCATGataaataatattcttaaaattttgatttttaatcatGTCAAATGACATTGTGTAATTTATGTAATCAACCTtacttagtgagatgaagcttTGTTTGTTATAGTAACATatatagaaaaacaaataaaacggGCATATACCCTTTTCTAACATATTTTCTCTTAAATACCAATCAACATTGAAACCTAATCAATATTCATAAGAGTTCTATTGTGTCGAGTTTGGTTTGTAATTATActctattaatataaattacacaattataaGTTACAATATTAACTTTAacacaatttaataatttttatttgataatttatttcaaaatttgctATTGGTTGataattctttatatatatatatatgtatatgtatatatatatcatatatttaaagttttatattaatatgaaataatttaatccttcattaataaacatcaaaattgatgtaaaatatacttttacaaAATCTATTAGAGTCAATTTAGCGATAGAGCAAGAATAATGTATATAGAGTCTTAGGTTCAAATAGCGTtatacactactagaaaaagtatttttaacatTAGTTATTTTGGACATTTAATATCGATTTTGAACTGATGTTGAAATGACAATCGTTAAAAGTAGATCatttttaacattgattataaaaaccaatgttgaaatCCACTGTACAATATCGAACCTCCCCAAAACCAATGTGGTATAGTAGAagcaaataggaaaaaaaacataaatgacaTCGGTTAtgccaaaaccgatgttgtgtagTACAATACAACATCTATCTTGAGGAGAACCCAtgttgtttttgcattttttaatatttttttatttattaaatgaacaCAAACTTgcatattaaaaatagaatcaaTCCAAGCTAAAACCAAATCAATCAAggcaatatatattatattcaaattattattgaataaatactaataaataaaataatgttaatacataaatataatcTATAACCTAAGATTTACATAAGTCTAACATTTGCAAAATTTCTTAAACAATGTCTAGTGCTTCATTTTTAACTCTTAATAAACATCTTGCCCACTAAATGCAAATTGCCTTTATTATATCTGGTTTTAGTGGTCTTGGATCAGTAAAATaatgcatgatataataaaacataacttaatcattgtaattaataactataacaaatgaaattagttttgaagtaaACAATTACCATTTTCCAATTATACTTGAAACCTCTTAGGACTATGGTTGACATTCAATGCATAACATAATAGCCGCACTCGGTGCTTCCTCTttgcttattacactaaattcaataagATGTTCAAAGTTATCCCAAAATTAGTGTACAAAgtaataaaatgttattttaaagagATCAAGCATTGCCtgaatgacttactttaactgGAATCCATTTAGCAGTTGCCTTAGATTTACTTTCGTGATTATTGTTGAATCCATTCATAGCATTGGTTAAGAAAAACATGCATGTATAtagtacaattaaaatattgatgtcaaatACTAGTGATAAAGTAAATGTGTTACAAATTAGAACTGACATGTTAACCATTCCTTTCAAGTAGTTGTTGGGCTTATTAGGCAAGAAACAAAACCAGACGACAACATTGTCCTTAGGACATATAACCACCAGTTGTCAATCTCCACTGCATTGGAgaacattaagttattataatgcatgcattatttaaattgatttgtttagttttacttactcattcaagtaggctcctaggtatCTCTCCGTGAATTCTGCAttcatttcttaatataattctCAGATTCAAACTGTAATTGCCCATATCTTTGTATGAActgtggctcaaggaatccatacacagatGCATTTCCTGATCATAGACTTAACTCATTCATATGCCCATTGATGTTAAGATAAAGCAAAGTTAATTATGCATCAATTTAAAACAATCAATTAGGTAATAAACTGTAATTTAAGTTTACTTACATAATCCATAATTGTATAACAACAATGTTTAGACATTGACTACCATGTGCTATTTCCCCACGATCTTCAtgttttatgtacaaggggacaTTATCATTGTACATCCCAAACATAGTTGCATCCCACGACACCTACATAGGCTTAGTATCTTTTATGTGGTTTAAGCTGGAGCAAACAAATATCGGCTATAAGGATTATCTTAAGTCTAATTATTTCATTTAGAATTCTCATAAACCTTactttatacttattttttctatatcaGTTTTATTGATATGTTATGATTGTTTCATACTGCAAGTATGTGACCCTTTTTGGCCTTTCCCTTATTACACTCAATTTATTATTCACCAATTAAGagaattattgttttttagtaTTTCACTTTGTTGTGTGGTCTCCATTGTCTACTTGCATggtctagctttggcactttaTAAATTGGTTTTTTTCATTAAGAGATGATGAAGCTTGGAAAACTCTGGTGAAAGACTACGTACCAGACATATTCTAAGCCTTCAGGGATTTCTTCTttagaatatgaaaataaaagcagaaATTCAGAATTTACATGATTGTGTTTTGTTAACATAGCTTGTTTATATGTATAAGCCAAAGTAGAAAGTTGATTCTTGAATGAAtaagtgatgtagctccatgtggagcttgtaggccttggatcttcttcatcaatgaagtactttgcttcttgaagttcaatggcagcggaatggagaaggaagaaagatgactagagatgccacttcaaggagaagatgagtcaagaagaagctcaccaccattggaagccatggataagagcttgaaggtaggagaagatgaatggaggaaaatggagagaaagagcacggaattttgtgcctcaaatgaggtttgaactttgaaatctaattctcaaatgatcaaagttgaaaaaaatgcatacacatgacctctatttatagcctaagtgtcacacaaaattggagggaaatttaaagttctattaaaatttcacttcaatttgaaattgaatttgtggaaccaaattttagagccaaaatttcactaattatgattagtgaattttagatatggtttagcccactaatccaagatcaagtccaagattctccactaagtgtgcttagatgtcatgaggcatgtaaagcatgaaggacatgcacaaagtgtgactatatgatgtggcaatggggtgtagcaagcaaatgatcacctccccctctaaaatttaattggattgggcttctcccaattaaattaaatttatttcttaacacacacatcaaatattcacttaatgcatgtgaaattacaaaactacccctaatacaaaaactagtctaggtgccctaaaatataagggctgaaaaatcctacatttctagggtatcctacctacattatggagccctaaatataagacccaaaaataatgaaatcctaatataatatgtacaaagataagtgggctcatacttagcccatggtcccaaaatctaccctaaggctcttgagaaccctagggccttctcttgcctttctgacccaatcttcttggagtcttctatccaatgcccttggcgGGTAGCATTGCATCAATAAGTTTCCTTTGACGACCTTAATAAACAATGCTcgttaacattaattttgatCAAAACCAATATTATCTCTCAAACTGATGTTAAATTATTctcggtgacatttttgtaaataaagggATAttcttaacattggtttttcttgTTAAGCTTATGATTTCTATTCAACTCCTTGTTCAGCTTCTAATTTCTCTTCTTATCAACCTATAATAAGACCTAGTCATTATTGATATATAGACAGTGTTACTAGATCGCTTCAATCATCGACTTGGTAAAAATATTAGGTTAATAACTGGACTATAAATCACTAATTGAACTACGTGaatgaatattatatatatatatatatatatatatatatatatatatatatatatatatatatatatatatatatatatatatatatatatatatatatatatatatatatatatatatatatatatatatatatatatatatatatatatatatatatatatatatatatatatatatatatatatatatatatatatatatactgtgaTATATGTAATTAAACATGCATGTAGATGACTCAGGGGTAAGTCATACTTCTGTTATATATGGTGAGGTCCATGgagtgttattttatatttttgctagGGAGATTGGTTCTCATCAATCTAATCATATAATACTACTCAAATTTGTTACAAATAATACATACTCTAATAACTTTCTTATAATAAGACATTCATAATTTGTAGAGTGACTAGTtagttttgtgttttcttccttATCTCACACACACACCAAAAAAAGAACATGTGTTTTTTGATTGTATCTATGtgataaaaagtacaaaaaaaaaaacaacacaaaaagaaagaaagggataaTAAGAGAACTAGATAAGACCCTTATTGTTTAGGCTAAATTCTCAACATGctaattttgtattaatatatATGCCTAGATGTTTTtgcaatatttttcttatccattctttattttctttgttaatttttctttgtCTATACATGGTATTGACATTgtaattgtaattgtaatttgtaGGGACTTTTCATTTTCCTGTTTGCATCATCATCACGACATTCATTGTTATTGTTACTGACAGTCTTGACAGGCACGAATGTCTTTCATACTTTTTCCAGACTTTTTTTTGTTACGAATCCTCTTTCATACAAGTTATATTcattatgagtgaaccttagtttcctgtttgagattcaatacaatgattcttcTGAACAGTTTGgattaatcgttgtattgaatcttgaattgtttcTTTTAGACAATTTGGGAAgtcattttttatagttaattctTATGTATAGGTTAACtctctttaattaaatttgatgaaatttcaataTAGTGCATTTCACTTTGTTCTCCGGGTGCATACTTGATTTTGGTGGAATTCATGTCAAtgctttcatgtcgtgtacttggagataaATGCGAAATGCTTTTGAAATTTCGTCAAATCTAAGAAATAAGACTTAACCTTTACGTATGAATCTTGTTGCAATCTAGCCTTTGGCGGGAGGGTGAggcaaaaagccaaagtgcgtcttctcatgaagaaaatgtgcggagtcgccaccaacgtttattcgaggaaaatgctagaaaaaataaaaaagatgaaggTTTGCAAACTTTGAGGATAAGGATTCGGGAGTTATATATGCATAGGCAAGGTATTAGCATCCCATgcgcccatcacaagggacgacaacctttaatcgagtgtgcaaaacatgacttccaaattatgtattttccctttttatgttttttttgggtcgacaagggtgttgcacTTGCTCCTAtatatcctcaggtgcgatgaggaattcagacctacgtagttctttaagtctgaaagtttgtgtgttacattgattttatgttttttgaaagattgattttaattgtgaacaaaagtcgtttaagccTGGGCCAGCCAGGGGTCAGAAAAAGCTTctaaatgacccttttgccttcccttttgggtattttcTACATTCTTTATTGAAATGTCAAGAAACCTTTTGTATTGCACGACAACTGGTGTCAAGCAGCTCAATTTGGCTCGCAATAATTAGAATATTAGCAAATgatagtccccagacgaaattagggtatgacagttgcccctctttacttatcttttattggaaataaatgggaagtaaagataaggacactaatttcgttcgagtgaTCTTGCTATTCAACCGGGCAACTAGTGAAAACCAAGGAAGTTTTGTAGAGCAGAAGACATCTgaagttcttttttctttttctttttcttttttcttcttttaaagcaTAGAAATAGAGGACATCAAGTCCTATGAAGCAACAAACAAGGACATTAAGtcctataaaagacaaaagatgttgaagtctttgaaatgtaaatgaagacattgtagtcttttgaaagcataaatgattgaagacattgaagtcttttgaaatataaatgaaggcattgtcgtcttttgaaagcataaatgacaaaagacattgaagtcttttgaaatgtaaatgaggaCATTGTCTTCTTttaaaagcgtaaatgactgaagacattgaagttttttgaaatgtaaatgaagacattgtcgtctttagaaagcgtaaatgactaaagatattgaagtcttttgaaatgtaaatgaagacattgtcgtcttttgaaagcataaatggctgaagacattgaagtctttgaaatgtaaagaagattgtgatagtcttgacaaaagacattgaagtctttaaaatgtaaagaacaaaggactttgagtcctatgaaagcataaagacagaggactttgagttctgtgaaagataaaggcgaggactttgagtcctatgatagataaaagcgaggactttgagtcctatgaaagataaaggtgaggactttgagtcctatgaaagataaaagtgaggactttgagttctatgaaagataaatgcgaggactttgagtcctatgaaagataaaagtggggactttgagtcctatgaaacaagccaataagtactagtaccaaagggcttaaccttatgagaaatcaaGAGTTTGACTCTTTGAAagggcctctcatcctaaactcaaaATATATGACAAGATTTGGGAATttggtatataaagagagatctatgcacttatagcttaatatgaacatgagttttgggatgcagatgcatgcaatcttcatcttgaaatgcagtaaatgtaGGATTTGTATGCAACAATGTAATGCAATGGAAAATTATACAATGTTCATGATattatttcctatttttgtgattttgattttgatttgattctttttgcttctttttttttcttttgtggaaaacacagattgactgtctcttTCTGGAAGacgtgataattcatgcaaccacattctattttttttttgaaatctcttcggggactccctcagagtgtatgttttgtttgatcacttgacaattttgggtgACGGGAgtggagccatttgacatttaattaaTCAACCGAAATATTGGTCCTAGGGTTTTCccctttccttttttaaaaacatcgattattctgcacaacaagaaaacataaggaTTTTGGATTGATCGTGCGCCCCATTCAAGGATGGCAATGaattgtcacactttggtatatgaccaactaaaactttcctgatttaaggtcatagagtgatgccaagggtctgtcgatcccgctgaaacttgatgacatgggttgatcacaaaagaatttataacGAAGCTACCCTTGGATTTGAAAAGAATCCCAAGGAGTCTGCATGAGAAACTAACATtagatgtaccctactatcacaaccaattgtcgcaacctaccatcGGCAGGGGTGCAAAAAGGCCAAGCAGATAGGCCGAAGTGTTTGTCTCTAAGGGAGAAAACAATCAGAGtagccaccaacgtttattcaagaaaaatgttagaaaaaccaaaatgatGAAGGTCTgcgcattttgaaaataagggttccaggagttgtttacgcagagggaaggtattagcacccatGCCCCCGTCACAAAgaacggcagcctttaatcgagtgtgcaaaacatgactccaaattttgtattttccctttttatgtttattatttttttggggtcgacaagggtgttgcccttgctcctacatatcctcaggtgcgatgaggaattcagacctacgtag
The genomic region above belongs to Glycine max cultivar Williams 82 chromosome 14, Glycine_max_v4.0, whole genome shotgun sequence and contains:
- the LOC112999387 gene encoding uncharacterized protein; the encoded protein is MNNGHPIIHMKFGSNTMEQPTQYGSNNTEVDIFFADGLSEVRADLKIYESIIINFFACDDNTIFDLHFTPPLNQQTCGRPILHSRVHAWRTEITQCILGAPQPLEIQSHARKYLKQCENHLTILRKNAPPLQWDVVTLDRDIKDKSIVRPWYKFLRENDFHHGDEVSFYYRPHERIWEIVIRRERKWL